From one Marmota flaviventris isolate mMarFla1 chromosome 1, mMarFla1.hap1, whole genome shotgun sequence genomic stretch:
- the Mrpl34 gene encoding large ribosomal subunit protein bL34m — MAFSAGSLLGPAGKSAAQLGGRLLQPRIWLGFPDSWGLPVLQQARGKARGNEYQPSNIKRKHKHGWIRRLSTPAGVQVILRRMLKGRKSLSH; from the exons ATGGCTTTCTCCGCCGGATCCCTATTGGGCCCCGCAGGCAAGTCGGCGGCGCAGCTAGGTGGCAG GTTGTTACAGCCCAGGATATGGTTGGGGTTCCCAGACTCCTGGGGCCTCCCTGTCTTGCAGCAGGCCCGTGGCAAGGCGCGCGGAAACGAGTATCAGCCGAGTAACATCAAACGCAAGCACAAGCACGGGTGGATCCGGCGCCTGAGCACGCCGGCCGGCGTTCAGGTCATCCTCCGTCGCATGCTCAAGGGCCGCAAGTCTCTGAGCCACTGA